From Cannabis sativa cultivar Pink pepper isolate KNU-18-1 chromosome 8, ASM2916894v1, whole genome shotgun sequence, a single genomic window includes:
- the LOC133030319 gene encoding uncharacterized protein LOC133030319 — MSAGSSQSPQLHYMFGLPSQSPPIFFSEAAGGSQTQPMVGNIGGSSQQPYPVYGQFGSLLQQQPVYGQMGGSPQQPMYGGFFSAQSQQQQQQPILVRPHPRQYVEILPTPQTGQPYYPAPPAQSRENIDGSRLGANADEFLEFTDLNNDS; from the coding sequence ATGTCTGCTGGCTCTTCACAATCGCCTCAGTTGCATTACATGTTCGGGCTTCCCTCACAGTCTCCTCCTATATTTTTTTCGGAAGCCGCTGGAGGATCTCAGACACAACCTATGGTTGGTAATATTGGAGGCTCATCCCAACAACCATACCCTGTGTACGGTCAATTTGGGTCATTGTTGCAGCAACAACCAGTGTATGGTCAAATGGGAGGATCTCCACAACAGCCTATGTATGGAGGCTTTTTCAGTGCTCAGAGTcagcaacaacagcaacaaccaaTTTTGGTTCGCCCGCACCCTCGACAATATGTGGAGATCTTACCTACGCCGCAGACTGGACAACCTTATTACCCTGCCCCGCCGGCTCAATCCCGTGAAAATATTGATGGTTCAAGACTTGGCGCAAATGCAGATGAATTTTTAGAGTTTACTGATTTGAACAATGATAgttag